The sequence below is a genomic window from Hylaeus volcanicus isolate JK05 unplaced genomic scaffold, UHH_iyHylVolc1.0_haploid 16199, whole genome shotgun sequence.
AGCGTCGGATGCGTAGGAAACATTACAAAAGGTTTTTGAACCTAAATCAAGAccaagaattttacaattgaaaaagCAAATGGTTTCGATTCGTTTGGAACATGATGAATCGATGAATTCATATTTAGCGAGACTAAAAACATGTAGTGACAGTCTCAAGGAAGCTGGACATGATATATCCGATGACGACTTGGCATACGCAATGCTATGTGGACTTCCAAGCAGTTACGGAGGCATTATAATGGCATTGGCGAATCTGGACAACTCAAAATTCAAATcatcagaaataaaatcaattctaTTAAGTGAGTATGAAAGAAGAGAAGTAAAGGAAACGAGGCAAAGGAGGCATACCACAACACAAAGGAGGCACCACGTAGATTGTATGAGCATAAAAGAGAACATGAccacagaaaagaaaataggaaATGGTTTAATTATGGTAAACAAGGACATACAGCGAATTATTGTAGACATAAGGTACAAAATGTAAAGCATAATCTTCCAAACCAGCGTAAGTACAAAGATGCATTTCTATTAGAATTAAACAACATGCAATTAGACGATTCTTGGCTGATAGATAGCGGTGCTACGCACCACATTTGTGAACATAAACATTGGTTCtcaaattatagaaatataacGAGCGAGACAATTTATACAGCTAATAGCAATGGAGAAAATGATCTCAAAGCAATAGGTATAGgcaatattataatagaaacatatataaatcatAATGTATTCAGTATAACCCTACATGACGTATATCATGTTCCTAACGTTAGGAGAAATTTGTTATCCGTGTCTCAAAtagaatgtaaacaaaagCATTTAGTTATAGATAATCACAGGTTACGAATAGTGAATAAGAAAACTAATATGATAGTGGGGGAGGCTATTTGTAAGAACGGATTATATATTGTCAAGGCAAGAGTTATTGAGAATTGTGCAAACCGGGTTGAGATGCATATTGCTAGCGATAAATTAGAAGAAAGCGAAAAAAGGCACCAAAGATTTTGCCACGTAAGTATGCGAAGTATTCAAGAATTAGCAAGTAAAGGGCTGGTTAGAGGATTAGAAAAGGTCAATATTAAGGATGTACATTGCAATAGTTGTAGTATTAGTAATTCGGTAAAAGCGCCATGTAAAAGTATTGGTGGTAGACAAACTAAAGCAGTATTAGAATTGGTACACTCAGACTTATGCGGACCCGTACCAGTAAAATCCCTAGGCGGTGTGAGATATTTTCTTACATTCACGAATgattattcaagaaaaattacggtatttactttgaaaagCAAAGATGAagtagtaaaatatataaagaagtATATAGCCAGAgttgaaagagaaacagatagaaaaataaaaggagtAAGAACAGATAACGGTTTAGAATTCTGTAACAAGGAACTAATGACATTGTTTGATAGTATAGGAATTAAACACGAGCGTACAAACACGTATACGCCTCAAATGAACGGAGTAGCAGAAAGAGTAAATAGGACACTTATGAACCTCGTTCGTGCATGTTAAAATCAGCGAGATTACCTGAGAAATTCTGGGCGGAAGCGCTACTGACCGCATGCTACATTAAAAATAGAGTTACACATTCCGCAATTGACGATAACACCCCAGAAGGCGTGTGGACTGGGAATAAACCCAgcgtaaaacatttaaaaacatatggGTGTTTGGCATATGCACACCTCCCACAGATGAGTAAAAGTAAGCTTAGTCATAGAGCTAATGAATGTGTATTCGTAGGATATTCATCACTAACTAAAGGATATAGGCTATATGATCCCATCAAGGAtgatataatacatacaatacATGTAGAATTTGTAGAAGATTTGAGCGggtttgaatatatatatgggAAAAGGACATATGAAATACCAGCTTATGAAGAGATTACCGATGACACGATAGAAGAACTCGATAcagaggaaaagaaagaggaattTGAGGAAAAGCAAATCTGCAAAATAGATACCCCAAAAGCAATCGAAGAATCAAAAACAGAATCTAACGTAGAAACGGTTGAAGACAAAAGTCGTATTCACACACCACAACGAGGAAAAGTCATAAGGAACCCGTGAGGATGAAAAGGTAAacccaaaaatattgaaaccaATCTCACCGAAATAATTGAGCCAAGGACATTTGAACAAGCGATCACATTATCACAATGCGAAGAATGGAAGAATGCCATGAACGAAGAACTACAAAACCTAGAACGAAGAGATACTTAGGAAATAGTAGATAAGGTTGAAGGTATGAAATGTGTTGGCAGTAAATGGGTATATAAGGTAAAAACAGATTCCGCAGGTAAAGTTGTGCGATATAAGGCGCGACTAGTAGTACAAGGGTACAATcagaaaagaaacagattaTTTCGAGTCATATGCACCAGTAACGAATATTACACAGTAATTGGAATAGTACACTCGATTCATTTCTCATTGAAAACGGTTTTCaaagattaaaaacaaataattgcgtttatgtatataaaaggGATCTTATATTAGCAATCTATGTTGacgatattatattattcgcGAAGAATGTAGATACATTAGAAcaagttaaaatattattaatgtcaAAATACGAAGTTAGAGACTTAGGAAAGGTATCTTATCTATTAGGTATAAGCATAAACCACACGGATTATCATATGAAGTTGTCGCAAGACAGATATATAGAAAAACTCCTAGATGAGTACAATATGATCGAATGCAAACCATCTAACACGCCTATCGAATTAGGCATAACATTGTCAACGTGCGATAGTCCTACAAGTGAAGAGAAAAACTAGAGATGAAAAATGTACCATACAGACAATAGATTGGATCCCTGATGTATATAGCGTGCGCAACGCGCCCGGACATCATGTACGCAGCAACGAAGTTGGCACAATTTGTGTCAAATCCAGGGAAAGCACACTGGATGCAAGCAAGAAGAGTATTACGGTGTCTGCATGCAACGAAAGAAAAGGGTTTACTATACAGCCAAGGGATTGATGAAGTAGAAATGTACAGCGATGCAGATTGGGCAACGGATACGAATGATAGGCACTCCCATAGCGGAATGGTACTATTTTTAGGAGGCAATCCAATAAATTGGAGATctagtaaacaaaaatcaatctCGACTTCCACAATGGAAGCAGAATATGTAGCACTAGAGAACGTTTTAAAAGAAGTAATGTGGATGAACATGTTATTTAAGgagttacaaaatttgttaaacataGATGTTCCACGTGAACCTTACATGATTAGGTGTGATAACAAATCAGCCATTGATTTTACGCTAAATAGAGTTGAGCGATCCAAATCTAAACATATAGATATTGCGTACCACATAacaagagaaaaatacaaagaagGTTTGacacaattaaaatatgttcctTCTAGCGATAATGTAGCAGATATATTTACTAAGGCGTTACCACACAATGTAATAAGCGTTCACGTAGAAAAATTaagattatattaatatagaatGTAAGAGATTCAAATGTGTTCTAAAAGTGGGGGATTGATGGGTGTTTAGCCCACATTTGTATCACGCGCGACCGTACACGCAATCTTCTTTCCACTTCTACTTCTTATgttatatactatatatacgGTTAGTTCGTTTTTCAGTTCCTTCTCTTCTATTA
It includes:
- the LOC128882130 gene encoding uncharacterized protein LOC128882130 codes for the protein MYAATKLAQFVSNPGKAHWMQARRVLRCLHATKEKGLLYSQGIDEVEMYSDADWATDTNDRHSHSGMVLFLGGNPINWRSSKQKSISTSTMEAEYVALENVLKEVMWMNMLFKELQNLLNIDVPREPYMIRCDNKSAIDFTLNRVERSKSKHIDIAYHITREKYKEGLTQLKYVPSSDNVADIFTKALPHNVISVHVEKLRLY